The following coding sequences are from one Neodiprion lecontei isolate iyNeoLeco1 chromosome 7, iyNeoLeco1.1, whole genome shotgun sequence window:
- the LOC107221463 gene encoding uncharacterized protein LOC107221463 isoform X2 produces MSDLQATLEFSLELCKFYNVDLFQRGYYQIRTALRVSPKLPVKVEVNQLRNHSLEEPGTSKRFQILYRNEEVTLGTSVLFRAHVLVHSHRIEETLSRTHFNLGIELWFSEPTQPGNMTCVSSRALQLNFTPTKGLHYHLPVLFDYFHLAAVSITIHVCLVALHQPYINAPRGGKPWLQFKQTTGSEESKILFGNIEHTTRCVGSATRIHHAQLVQQEVIRLLLTARESLLVEMADLARLLPSWQQRALELAQNTHKEITKMMTTEEADIAQLCAQNIVLWQHFLEAFSGRQAVHEHLAHIHHQLRVNRFAEGFFVLGNPRTSAAGCYDANYQSYQAVSEAARRSRYLAALPPLPVHCLELDGDFHSLPLIFEDQYADMQHRHRNSVPSMDDCSCGIAAILEKRTTDVWSPRSESVAQSNMGSVHGRVVLAPSTLPARHSKSLDQLGPEVIPPQIPTPSKTLPRSASTQLIPRHRAPFHNGTLPATVPSSRSRHPSSTHYSGLFFPSSRQQACSAPNPSLGISPIATLPRAKSTQILAPHRQQQQQQQQQQHHQHSHGQRHGTSVNSNVDSNSITSLLAAMFPELPLNGYFPGYRPSSAANEHVSSRGFYHTIPANPSMGSRNTTQLTDRLGSDKLTKSSPRTFKDKDGKSRSPENRKGCGANRGTESRNIYGTAYQPLINKPLGLSANKLDVKVDVDDKARSRLSYSETLDRTPREKKLNQEYSKYNTNSLQFWRPHANGRSNYSASKRVNPGTGDIAANNFTRTLGDFTQEDSARRSNLNGRSIDDVYSPFPGSLGRQTRIREMTLRPQHQQQEIITNDHRLHQTCLNNKTVDKLSDELIVQQGIDRNNYEQRDCHTDNRTSKSTKPVRSGGRKPRYEIPLNMESPVCKQREENTRRPHSAPAVEAENLENGRKCGHNRARKPAPLPYGHKHRQLPSSNGSSNVCEVENNNTIILRVEPNKKSQSESLTMNNESKKKNPSSIDPMSTTKSTTRLRCASVPIDDKKVVVPRSAISLPCMPINDGRDIFEASFPVISSLLSSPPSTRPSSLTTSSSSSNLTSECSGWVSSGDTSSSENQTLKFSGQALRQKLTKIAGKTKPETDSSEAQDNGEHSYEEVRLPPPKMFQDEPPPPEEFQDPPAPIDNPIYHVYETVKSVTSNQKQCKTAPCSPQRSRIKDRDNSYVGRDVCFDCYQEGKELLQSTQDNVVNFNKCKEEFKQQMGFSGKIYREKNGPPTRWHKRAHSLGNGELPTLPPLHPLRSNVPLSDYPTLASTLPYFHISDEYRLFSPEGVHLIICVHGLDGNAADLRLVKTYLELGLTGAHLDFLMSERNQGDTFSDFDTMTDRLVSEILHHIESSGLNPSKVSFIGHSLGTIIIRSALTRPQLRPLLSRLHTFLSLSGPHLGTLYNTSGLVNAGMWFMQKWKKSGSLLQLAMKDAVDVRNSFMFRLSQRSNLQLFRHVLLCGSAQDRYVPLHSARIELCKAAIRDPTDQGAAYREMVHNILYPVMSTLDVSLVRYDVHHALPPTANALIGRAAHIAVLDSELFIEKFLLVAGLKYFR; encoded by the exons ATGAGCGATCTACAGGCGACACTCGAGTTCTCCCTCGAACTGTGCAAATTCTACAATGTCGATCTGTTCCAGCGTGG GTACTACCAGATACGAACTGCTTTGAGAGTATCGCCCAAGCTTCCGGTCAAAGTCGAAGTGAACCAATTGCGTAACC ATTCCCTCGAAGAGCCGGGTACCAGCAAGAGATTCCAGATTCTTTACCGCAACGAAGAAGTGACACTGGGTACTTCGGTATTGTTCCGGGCACACGTGCTCGTCCATAGTCACAGAATCGAGGAAACTCTTTCTCGGACACATTTCAATCTTGGTATTGAGTTATGGTTCAGCGAGCCGACTCAACCTGGCAATATGACTTGCGTCTCGTCGAG AGCTCTGCAGCTGAACTTTACACCAACAAAAGGACTTCACTACCACCTGCCCGTActctttgattattttcatctcgCAGCGGTTTCCATAACCATTCACGTATGCCTCGTTGCTCTGCACCAGCCCTACATAAA CGCTCCACGTGGCGGAAAACCTTGGCTGCAGTTCAAGCAAACGACCGGAAGCGAAGAgagcaaaattttgttcggAAATATC GAACACACCACAAGATGCGTCGGTTCGGCGACGAGAATACACCATGCTCAACTGGTGCAACAGGAAGTAATACGCCTCCTCCTGACAGCCCGAGAATCACTGTTAGTCGAAATGGCAGATCTCGCTCGTCTTCTTCCTTCCTGGCAGCAAAGAGCTCTCGAATTAGCTCAAAATACTCACAAAGAAATCACCAAG ATGATGACGACGGAAGAAGCGGACATAGCGCAGCTTTGTGCTCAAAATATCGTATTGTGGCAGCATTTCCTTGAGGCATTCTCGGGCCGCCAGGCCGTCCACGAACATTTGGCTCACATCCACCATCAGTTAAGA GTGAACAGATTCGCAGAAGGTTTTTTCGTATTGGGAAATCCCCGAACGTCCGCAGCTGGCTGCTACGACGCCAATTACCAATCGTACCAAGCAGTTAGCGAGGCAGCTCGCAGGTCTCGTTACCTCGCAGCTCTGCCTCCACTCCCAGTTCACTGTCTCGAATTGGACGGAGATTTTCACTCTCTTCCTCTGATTTTCGAGGACCAGTACGCCGACATGCAGCACAGACATCGGAACAGCG TCCCAAGCATGGACGACTGTAGCTGTGGGATCGCAGCTATACTCGAGAAACGTACGACGGATGTTTGGTCACCAAGAAGCGAGAGCGTCGCTCAATCAAACATGGGATCGGTGCATGGGAGGGTGGTTTTGGCACCATCTACACTTCCTGCCAGGCACAGCAAGTCCCTTGATCAACTGGGCCCTGAAGTAATACCGCCGCAGATACCGACGCCTTCCAAAACCCTTCCAAGATCCGCTTCGACCCAGCTGATACCTCGACACAGGGCTCCGTTCCACAACGGTACGCTTCCAGCCACTGTTCCAAGCTCCAGAAGCAGACATCCATCGAGCACTCACTACAGTGGTCTCTTCTTTCCATCCTCGAGACAACAGGCGTGCTCGGCGCCGAATCCATCCCTAGGAATATCCCCAATAGCTACTTTGCCCAGGGCTAAATCCACCCAGATTCTTGCTCCGCAcaggcagcagcagcaacaacagcagcagcagcagcatcatcAGCATAGCCATG GACAGCGACACGGAACGTCGGTTAATTCGAACGTCGATTCGAATTCGATTACATCCCTGCTGGCAGCCATGTTCCCAGAACTTCCGTTGAATGGATATTTTCCTGGCTATCGTCCGTCGTCTGCAGCCAATGAGCACGTTTCATCGAGAGGTTTTTATCACACGATTCCGGCTAACCCAAGCATGGGATCTCGGAATACGACTCAGCTGACTGACCGTCTCGGTTCGGACAAGCTGACCAAGTCTTCGCCCCGGACGTTCAAGGACAAAGACGGGAAGTCGCGTTCTCCGGAAAATCGGAAGGGCTGTGGTGCCAACAGGGGAACGGAATCGCGAAATATTTATGGCACGGCTTATCAACCATTGATAAACAAACCTTTAGGTCTTTCTGCGAACAAGTTAGACGTTAAAGTAGACGTCGACGATAAAGCTAGGTCAAGACTGTCCTATAGCGAGACTTTGGATCGTACACCTAGGGAAAAAAAGCTCAATCAAGAGTATAGTAAATATAATACGAACAGCCTTCAGTTTTGGAGACCTCACGCCAACGGCAGGTCAAATTACTCGGCGTCGAAACGTGTCAATCCTGGTACAGGTGATATTGCAGCGAACAATTTTACACGAACTTTGGGTGATTTTACCCAAGAAGATTCCGCGAGAAGGTCGAATTTGAATGGTAGAAGTATCGACGATGTTTATTCACCGTTTCCTGGCTCTCTTGGTCGGCAAACTAGAATCAGAGAGATGACGCTACGGCCTCAACATCAGCAGCAGGAAATTATTACTAACGATCATAGACTGCATCAGACATGCCTTAATAACAAAACTGTAGATAAATTATCGGACGAATTGATTGTACAGCAAGGAATTGATCGGAATAATTACGAGCAAAGGGATTGTCATACGGATAACAGAACGTCGAAGAGTACGAAACCTGTGAGAAGCGGGGGTCGAAAACCACGCTATGAGATACCCTTAAACATGGAATCCCCTGTGTGTAAACAGCGTGAGGAAAATACGAGGCGGCCGCATTCCGCGCCGGCTGTGGAAgcggaaaatttggaaaacggGAGAAAGTGTGGGCACAACAGAGCCAGAAAGCCCGCGCCCTTACCGTACGGCCATAAACACCGACAACTTCCTAGTTCCAACGGTAGTTCAAACGTCTGCGAGGTTGAGAACAACAACACTATAATACTGAGAGTTGAACCGAATAAAAAATCGCAATCGGAAAGTTTGACGATGAACaatgaaagtaagaaaaaaaatccatccaGTATAGATCCTATGTCCACGACTAAATCAACGACTCGGCTTAGATGCGCCAGCGTTCCGATCGACGACAAGAAAGTTGTCGTGCCCAGAAGTGCCATATCTTTACCCTGCATGCCGATTAACGATGGCAGAGATATTTTCGAGGCTAGTTTTCCGGTTATTTCAAGTCTTCTGAGCAGTCCACCATCTACGAGACCAAGCAGTCTCACTACCAGTTCTAGCTCCAGCAATTTGACGTCGGAGTGTTCGGGGTGGGTCAGCAGCGGAGATACCTCGAGTTCCGAGAACCAGACCCTTAAGTTCTCGGGTCAGGCGCTGAGGCAAAAGCTGACTAAGATTGCCGGAAAGACGAAACCTGAGACCGATTCATCCGAGGCGCAGGATAACGGGGAACATTCGTACGAGGAGGTCAGACTCCCGCCGCCAAAAATGTTCCAGGACGAGCCTCCGCCTCCGGAGGAATTCCAGGATCCACCTGCGCCCATTGATAATCCCATATACCACGTTTACGAGACGGTGAAAAGCGTTACGTCCAATCAAAAACAGTGCAAAACAGCACCTTGCAGTCCACAGCGGAGCAGAATTAAAGACAGGGACAACAGTTATGTCGGTCGGGACGTCTGCTTCGACTGTTATCAGGAGGGTAAAGAACTGCTGCAATCGACGCAGGACAACGTCGTAAACTTCAACAAATGCAAAGAGGAATTTAAACAGCAGATGGGATTTTCGGGGAAAATATACAG agagaaaaatggcCCTCCAACACGGTGGCATAAACGCGCCCATTCCCTCGGCAATGGCGAACTCCCGACCCTACCGCCTCTGCACCCTCTAAGATCCAATGTGCCTCTTAGTGACTACCCTACGCTGGCCTCGACACTGCCGTACTTCCACATCAGCGACGAGTATCGCCTCTTCTCGCCGGAAGGTGTTCACCTTATAATATGTGTTCATGGTCTCGATGGCAACGCCGCCGACCTCAGGCTGGTCAAGACTTATCTTGAGTTGGGCCTTACCGGAGCTCACCTCGACTTTCTCATGTCGGAAAGGAACCAG GGTGACACCTTCTCAGACTTTGACACAATGACCGACAGACTGGTATCGGAGATCCTTCATCACATTGAATCCTCGGGACTGAATCCATCCAAAGTTAGTTTCATCGGTCATTCTCTGGGGACCATTATCATTCGAAGCGCTCTAACCAGGCCCCAGCTTCGCCCCCTTTTGTCACGACTCCACACGTTTCTCAGTCTGAGCGGACCTCATCTCGGCACACTTTACAATACAAGCGGCCTAGTAAACGCTG GTATGTGGTTCATGCAGAAATGGAAGAAGTCAGGATCGCTTTTACAGCTTGCGATGAAGGACGCCGTAGACGTGCGAAATTCTTTCATGTTTCGTTTGAGCCAGCGAAGCAACCTGCAGTTATTCAGACACGTATTGCTGTGCGGTAGTGCCCAGGATCGTTACGTCCCTCTGCATTCGGCTCGTATAGAGCTTTGCAAAGCAGCCATAAGGGATCCAACGGATCAAG GCGCTGCGTATCGTGAAATGGTTCACAACATATTGTACCCAGTGATGTCTACGCTTGACGTAAGTCTAGTAAGGTACGACGTTCATCACGCTTTGCCTCCGACCGCTAACGCTTTGATAGGAAGAGCAGCTCACATCGCAGTTCTCGACTCGGAATtgtttattgaaaagtttttactAGTCGCCGGATTAAAGTACTTTAGATAA
- the LOC107221463 gene encoding uncharacterized protein LOC107221463 isoform X4: MVQRADSTWQYDLRLVEACGYVLYIYARIALQLNFTPTKGLHYHLPVLFDYFHLAAVSITIHVCLVALHQPYIKKSILHYVQSCAPRGGKPWLQFKQTTGSEESKILFGNIEHTTRCVGSATRIHHAQLVQQEVIRLLLTARESLLVEMADLARLLPSWQQRALELAQNTHKEITKMMTTEEADIAQLCAQNIVLWQHFLEAFSGRQAVHEHLAHIHHQLRVNRFAEGFFVLGNPRTSAAGCYDANYQSYQAVSEAARRSRYLAALPPLPVHCLELDGDFHSLPLIFEDQYADMQHRHRNSVPSMDDCSCGIAAILEKRTTDVWSPRSESVAQSNMGSVHGRVVLAPSTLPARHSKSLDQLGPEVIPPQIPTPSKTLPRSASTQLIPRHRAPFHNGTLPATVPSSRSRHPSSTHYSGLFFPSSRQQACSAPNPSLGISPIATLPRAKSTQILAPHRQQQQQQQQQQHHQHSHGQRHGTSVNSNVDSNSITSLLAAMFPELPLNGYFPGYRPSSAANEHVSSRGFYHTIPANPSMGSRNTTQLTDRLGSDKLTKSSPRTFKDKDGKSRSPENRKGCGANRGTESRNIYGTAYQPLINKPLGLSANKLDVKVDVDDKARSRLSYSETLDRTPREKKLNQEYSKYNTNSLQFWRPHANGRSNYSASKRVNPGTGDIAANNFTRTLGDFTQEDSARRSNLNGRSIDDVYSPFPGSLGRQTRIREMTLRPQHQQQEIITNDHRLHQTCLNNKTVDKLSDELIVQQGIDRNNYEQRDCHTDNRTSKSTKPVRSGGRKPRYEIPLNMESPVCKQREENTRRPHSAPAVEAENLENGRKCGHNRARKPAPLPYGHKHRQLPSSNGSSNVCEVENNNTIILRVEPNKKSQSESLTMNNESKKKNPSSIDPMSTTKSTTRLRCASVPIDDKKVVVPRSAISLPCMPINDGRDIFEASFPVISSLLSSPPSTRPSSLTTSSSSSNLTSECSGWVSSGDTSSSENQTLKFSGQALRQKLTKIAGKTKPETDSSEAQDNGEHSYEEVRLPPPKMFQDEPPPPEEFQDPPAPIDNPIYHVYETVKSVTSNQKQCKTAPCSPQRSRIKDRDNSYVGRDVCFDCYQEGKELLQSTQDNVVNFNKCKEEFKQQMGFSGKIYREKNGPPTRWHKRAHSLGNGELPTLPPLHPLRSNVPLSDYPTLASTLPYFHISDEYRLFSPEGVHLIICVHGLDGNAADLRLVKTYLELGLTGAHLDFLMSERNQGDTFSDFDTMTDRLVSEILHHIESSGLNPSKVSFIGHSLGTIIIRSALTRPQLRPLLSRLHTFLSLSGPHLGTLYNTSGLVNAGMWFMQKWKKSGSLLQLAMKDAVDVRNSFMFRLSQRSNLQLFRHVLLCGSAQDRYVPLHSARIELCKAAIRDPTDQGAAYREMVHNILYPVMSTLDVSLVRYDVHHALPPTANALIGRAAHIAVLDSELFIEKFLLVAGLKYFR, translated from the exons ATGGTTCAGCGAGCCGACTCAACCTGGCAATATGACTTGCGTCTCGTCGAGGCATGTggatatgtattatatatatatgctcgCAT AGCTCTGCAGCTGAACTTTACACCAACAAAAGGACTTCACTACCACCTGCCCGTActctttgattattttcatctcgCAGCGGTTTCCATAACCATTCACGTATGCCTCGTTGCTCTGCACCAGCCCTACATAAA AAAAAGCATCCTCCATTACGTACAGAGTTG CGCTCCACGTGGCGGAAAACCTTGGCTGCAGTTCAAGCAAACGACCGGAAGCGAAGAgagcaaaattttgttcggAAATATC GAACACACCACAAGATGCGTCGGTTCGGCGACGAGAATACACCATGCTCAACTGGTGCAACAGGAAGTAATACGCCTCCTCCTGACAGCCCGAGAATCACTGTTAGTCGAAATGGCAGATCTCGCTCGTCTTCTTCCTTCCTGGCAGCAAAGAGCTCTCGAATTAGCTCAAAATACTCACAAAGAAATCACCAAG ATGATGACGACGGAAGAAGCGGACATAGCGCAGCTTTGTGCTCAAAATATCGTATTGTGGCAGCATTTCCTTGAGGCATTCTCGGGCCGCCAGGCCGTCCACGAACATTTGGCTCACATCCACCATCAGTTAAGA GTGAACAGATTCGCAGAAGGTTTTTTCGTATTGGGAAATCCCCGAACGTCCGCAGCTGGCTGCTACGACGCCAATTACCAATCGTACCAAGCAGTTAGCGAGGCAGCTCGCAGGTCTCGTTACCTCGCAGCTCTGCCTCCACTCCCAGTTCACTGTCTCGAATTGGACGGAGATTTTCACTCTCTTCCTCTGATTTTCGAGGACCAGTACGCCGACATGCAGCACAGACATCGGAACAGCG TCCCAAGCATGGACGACTGTAGCTGTGGGATCGCAGCTATACTCGAGAAACGTACGACGGATGTTTGGTCACCAAGAAGCGAGAGCGTCGCTCAATCAAACATGGGATCGGTGCATGGGAGGGTGGTTTTGGCACCATCTACACTTCCTGCCAGGCACAGCAAGTCCCTTGATCAACTGGGCCCTGAAGTAATACCGCCGCAGATACCGACGCCTTCCAAAACCCTTCCAAGATCCGCTTCGACCCAGCTGATACCTCGACACAGGGCTCCGTTCCACAACGGTACGCTTCCAGCCACTGTTCCAAGCTCCAGAAGCAGACATCCATCGAGCACTCACTACAGTGGTCTCTTCTTTCCATCCTCGAGACAACAGGCGTGCTCGGCGCCGAATCCATCCCTAGGAATATCCCCAATAGCTACTTTGCCCAGGGCTAAATCCACCCAGATTCTTGCTCCGCAcaggcagcagcagcaacaacagcagcagcagcagcatcatcAGCATAGCCATG GACAGCGACACGGAACGTCGGTTAATTCGAACGTCGATTCGAATTCGATTACATCCCTGCTGGCAGCCATGTTCCCAGAACTTCCGTTGAATGGATATTTTCCTGGCTATCGTCCGTCGTCTGCAGCCAATGAGCACGTTTCATCGAGAGGTTTTTATCACACGATTCCGGCTAACCCAAGCATGGGATCTCGGAATACGACTCAGCTGACTGACCGTCTCGGTTCGGACAAGCTGACCAAGTCTTCGCCCCGGACGTTCAAGGACAAAGACGGGAAGTCGCGTTCTCCGGAAAATCGGAAGGGCTGTGGTGCCAACAGGGGAACGGAATCGCGAAATATTTATGGCACGGCTTATCAACCATTGATAAACAAACCTTTAGGTCTTTCTGCGAACAAGTTAGACGTTAAAGTAGACGTCGACGATAAAGCTAGGTCAAGACTGTCCTATAGCGAGACTTTGGATCGTACACCTAGGGAAAAAAAGCTCAATCAAGAGTATAGTAAATATAATACGAACAGCCTTCAGTTTTGGAGACCTCACGCCAACGGCAGGTCAAATTACTCGGCGTCGAAACGTGTCAATCCTGGTACAGGTGATATTGCAGCGAACAATTTTACACGAACTTTGGGTGATTTTACCCAAGAAGATTCCGCGAGAAGGTCGAATTTGAATGGTAGAAGTATCGACGATGTTTATTCACCGTTTCCTGGCTCTCTTGGTCGGCAAACTAGAATCAGAGAGATGACGCTACGGCCTCAACATCAGCAGCAGGAAATTATTACTAACGATCATAGACTGCATCAGACATGCCTTAATAACAAAACTGTAGATAAATTATCGGACGAATTGATTGTACAGCAAGGAATTGATCGGAATAATTACGAGCAAAGGGATTGTCATACGGATAACAGAACGTCGAAGAGTACGAAACCTGTGAGAAGCGGGGGTCGAAAACCACGCTATGAGATACCCTTAAACATGGAATCCCCTGTGTGTAAACAGCGTGAGGAAAATACGAGGCGGCCGCATTCCGCGCCGGCTGTGGAAgcggaaaatttggaaaacggGAGAAAGTGTGGGCACAACAGAGCCAGAAAGCCCGCGCCCTTACCGTACGGCCATAAACACCGACAACTTCCTAGTTCCAACGGTAGTTCAAACGTCTGCGAGGTTGAGAACAACAACACTATAATACTGAGAGTTGAACCGAATAAAAAATCGCAATCGGAAAGTTTGACGATGAACaatgaaagtaagaaaaaaaatccatccaGTATAGATCCTATGTCCACGACTAAATCAACGACTCGGCTTAGATGCGCCAGCGTTCCGATCGACGACAAGAAAGTTGTCGTGCCCAGAAGTGCCATATCTTTACCCTGCATGCCGATTAACGATGGCAGAGATATTTTCGAGGCTAGTTTTCCGGTTATTTCAAGTCTTCTGAGCAGTCCACCATCTACGAGACCAAGCAGTCTCACTACCAGTTCTAGCTCCAGCAATTTGACGTCGGAGTGTTCGGGGTGGGTCAGCAGCGGAGATACCTCGAGTTCCGAGAACCAGACCCTTAAGTTCTCGGGTCAGGCGCTGAGGCAAAAGCTGACTAAGATTGCCGGAAAGACGAAACCTGAGACCGATTCATCCGAGGCGCAGGATAACGGGGAACATTCGTACGAGGAGGTCAGACTCCCGCCGCCAAAAATGTTCCAGGACGAGCCTCCGCCTCCGGAGGAATTCCAGGATCCACCTGCGCCCATTGATAATCCCATATACCACGTTTACGAGACGGTGAAAAGCGTTACGTCCAATCAAAAACAGTGCAAAACAGCACCTTGCAGTCCACAGCGGAGCAGAATTAAAGACAGGGACAACAGTTATGTCGGTCGGGACGTCTGCTTCGACTGTTATCAGGAGGGTAAAGAACTGCTGCAATCGACGCAGGACAACGTCGTAAACTTCAACAAATGCAAAGAGGAATTTAAACAGCAGATGGGATTTTCGGGGAAAATATACAG agagaaaaatggcCCTCCAACACGGTGGCATAAACGCGCCCATTCCCTCGGCAATGGCGAACTCCCGACCCTACCGCCTCTGCACCCTCTAAGATCCAATGTGCCTCTTAGTGACTACCCTACGCTGGCCTCGACACTGCCGTACTTCCACATCAGCGACGAGTATCGCCTCTTCTCGCCGGAAGGTGTTCACCTTATAATATGTGTTCATGGTCTCGATGGCAACGCCGCCGACCTCAGGCTGGTCAAGACTTATCTTGAGTTGGGCCTTACCGGAGCTCACCTCGACTTTCTCATGTCGGAAAGGAACCAG GGTGACACCTTCTCAGACTTTGACACAATGACCGACAGACTGGTATCGGAGATCCTTCATCACATTGAATCCTCGGGACTGAATCCATCCAAAGTTAGTTTCATCGGTCATTCTCTGGGGACCATTATCATTCGAAGCGCTCTAACCAGGCCCCAGCTTCGCCCCCTTTTGTCACGACTCCACACGTTTCTCAGTCTGAGCGGACCTCATCTCGGCACACTTTACAATACAAGCGGCCTAGTAAACGCTG GTATGTGGTTCATGCAGAAATGGAAGAAGTCAGGATCGCTTTTACAGCTTGCGATGAAGGACGCCGTAGACGTGCGAAATTCTTTCATGTTTCGTTTGAGCCAGCGAAGCAACCTGCAGTTATTCAGACACGTATTGCTGTGCGGTAGTGCCCAGGATCGTTACGTCCCTCTGCATTCGGCTCGTATAGAGCTTTGCAAAGCAGCCATAAGGGATCCAACGGATCAAG GCGCTGCGTATCGTGAAATGGTTCACAACATATTGTACCCAGTGATGTCTACGCTTGACGTAAGTCTAGTAAGGTACGACGTTCATCACGCTTTGCCTCCGACCGCTAACGCTTTGATAGGAAGAGCAGCTCACATCGCAGTTCTCGACTCGGAATtgtttattgaaaagtttttactAGTCGCCGGATTAAAGTACTTTAGATAA